A genome region from Clostridium pasteurianum includes the following:
- a CDS encoding iron-containing alcohol dehydrogenase, with the protein MDNFRFNAYTEMLFGKGQIVNLPDILKRYGKNVLLAYGGGSIKRNGIYDTVKKLLKDFNIVELSGVEPNPRIETVRRGVELCRENKIDVVLAVGGGSTIDCSKVIAAGYYYDGDAWDIVTTPSKIGNVLPIVTVLTMAATGSEMNKNAVISNMSTKEKLGTAAVKMIPQASILDPEYLYTVPPIQTAAGCADIMSHVFESYFKKTKDAFVQDKFSEGLLETCIKYCPIALKEPENYEARANIMWASSMALNGLCGSGKSGAWTCHAIEHELSAFYDITHGIGLAILTPRWMRYILSDETVQKFDDYAVNVWHIESNNDKFALANAAINLTEKFFKDCGIPMTLGEIGIDDSNFRKMAKAAVEHGGLSNAYVALDEEDVYKILKMCM; encoded by the coding sequence ATGGATAATTTTAGATTTAATGCTTATACGGAAATGCTGTTTGGTAAAGGACAAATTGTTAATTTACCTGATATACTAAAGAGATATGGAAAGAACGTATTGCTTGCCTATGGCGGAGGAAGTATCAAGAGAAATGGCATTTATGATACAGTAAAAAAATTACTAAAGGATTTTAATATTGTAGAGCTAAGTGGTGTTGAGCCAAATCCAAGAATTGAGACAGTAAGGCGTGGAGTTGAGCTGTGCAGAGAAAATAAAATTGATGTTGTTTTGGCAGTAGGCGGTGGAAGTACAATTGACTGTTCCAAGGTTATTGCAGCAGGATACTATTATGACGGGGATGCATGGGATATAGTTACTACTCCTTCTAAAATAGGAAATGTTTTGCCTATTGTGACAGTGTTAACGATGGCAGCAACTGGCTCTGAAATGAACAAAAATGCAGTAATATCAAATATGAGTACTAAAGAAAAGCTTGGTACAGCAGCTGTGAAGATGATTCCTCAGGCATCTATTTTAGATCCCGAATATTTATATACTGTACCACCAATTCAAACAGCAGCAGGTTGTGCTGATATTATGTCTCACGTGTTCGAGTCATATTTTAAGAAAACAAAGGATGCCTTTGTACAGGATAAATTCTCAGAAGGACTTCTGGAAACTTGTATAAAGTATTGTCCTATAGCACTAAAGGAACCTGAGAATTATGAAGCACGTGCCAATATAATGTGGGCTAGTTCTATGGCACTTAATGGTCTTTGTGGCAGCGGAAAATCCGGGGCATGGACGTGTCATGCTATTGAACATGAATTAAGTGCTTTTTATGATATTACCCACGGCATAGGACTTGCAATATTAACACCAAGATGGATGAGATATATTTTAAGTGATGAAACGGTACAAAAATTTGATGATTATGCAGTTAATGTATGGCACATCGAATCAAATAATGATAAATTTGCTCTTGCAAATGCAGCAATAAATTTAACAGAAAAGTTCTTTAAGGATTGCGGTATTCCAATGACTTTGGGCGAAATTGGAATTGATGATTCAAATTTTAGAAAAATGGCAAAAGCTGCAGTGGAGCATGGCGGTTTATCTAATGCTTATGTTGCTTTAGATGAAGAGGATGTATATAAGATTTTGAAAATGTGCATGTAG
- a CDS encoding DUF554 domain-containing protein — MIVGTGTIVNVLAVIIGSCIGMVFNGGLKKRFQNIMIQALGLSTMFIGISGTLKGMFVIHKATIETTGTMMMIISLVIGAFIGEAMDIENKIEAFGELLKQKFSSGNDSKFVEGFVSATLVICVGAMAIVGSLQDGLTGDASMLYTKAILDGIIVMVFASALGKGVIFSAIPLGIFQGSITICAHFIQPILSQQMIQNLSFVGSVLIFGIGVNLSFGNKFKIANMLPALLVVVVYSLFQK; from the coding sequence ATGATAGTTGGTACTGGAACAATTGTGAATGTTTTAGCAGTTATTATAGGTTCATGCATTGGCATGGTATTTAATGGAGGATTAAAAAAGCGATTTCAGAATATAATGATACAGGCTTTAGGCTTATCAACAATGTTTATTGGAATCTCTGGGACTTTAAAAGGAATGTTTGTAATTCATAAAGCTACAATTGAAACTACTGGAACAATGATGATGATTATTTCATTGGTTATAGGTGCATTTATTGGTGAAGCTATGGATATCGAAAATAAAATTGAGGCTTTTGGTGAACTACTTAAACAAAAGTTTAGCAGTGGTAATGATTCAAAATTCGTCGAGGGCTTTGTATCAGCAACATTAGTAATATGTGTAGGAGCAATGGCAATAGTAGGTTCTCTTCAAGATGGGCTAACGGGAGATGCTTCAATGCTTTATACTAAGGCTATTTTAGATGGAATTATTGTAATGGTTTTTGCTTCTGCGCTTGGCAAAGGTGTTATTTTTTCTGCAATACCCTTAGGAATTTTTCAAGGTTCTATTACTATATGTGCACATTTTATTCAGCCAATTCTTTCACAGCAAATGATTCAAAATTTATCGTTTGTGGGTTCTGTTCTCATTTTTGGTATTGGTGTAAATCTATCCTTTGGAAATAAGTTCAAGATTGCAAATATGCTGCCTGCACTTTTAGTTGTTGTAGTATATAGTTTGTTTCAAAAATAA
- a CDS encoding TetR/AcrR family transcriptional regulator, with amino-acid sequence MNSKTNSKEKILESAAKLFQIKGYNATGLNEILKESGAPKGSLYYYFPNGKEELALEAIKLASETIVNRLKITLSKYKDPREAIEALMNNIVNDLKIDNKLKDMSISLIALETYSSSELLRNACCEAFNILGDMYTKKLIENGFSKCTAEDLGRFIQFTVEGAITVSVTENDPTALLTAGKQISVLLNSYLSSK; translated from the coding sequence ATGAACAGCAAAACTAATTCAAAAGAGAAAATACTTGAGTCAGCAGCAAAGCTTTTTCAAATAAAAGGTTACAATGCTACAGGCTTAAATGAAATTTTAAAAGAAAGTGGTGCCCCAAAAGGCTCCTTATATTACTACTTTCCTAATGGAAAAGAAGAGCTGGCTTTAGAAGCTATCAAACTGGCAAGTGAAACTATTGTAAACAGATTAAAAATTACATTAAGTAAATATAAAGATCCACGTGAAGCCATTGAAGCTCTTATGAATAATATAGTAAATGACTTAAAAATAGATAATAAGCTAAAGGATATGTCAATAAGCTTAATAGCCTTAGAAACTTATTCATCAAGTGAACTTCTTAGAAATGCCTGTTGTGAAGCCTTTAATATTCTAGGAGATATGTATACTAAAAAATTAATTGAAAATGGATTTTCTAAATGTACTGCCGAAGATTTAGGCAGATTTATTCAATTTACAGTAGAAGGAGCTATAACAGTATCGGTTACCGAAAATGATCCCACAGCGCTTTTAACAGCTGGCAAACAAATATCAGTTTTATTAAACAGTTATTTATCTAGCAAGTAG
- a CDS encoding cellulase family glycosylhydrolase — MFKSIKKRLFSIAAVTAMLVSLIPAVSTKADSTAYTHLTGNINVKKPSTAGALQILKKNGISTLCDESGEPIQLRGMSTHGLQWFPGIINNNAFAAISKDWNANVIRLAMYVTEGGYNSNPSIKQTVISGINYAIANDMYVIVDWHMLNPGDPNASVYSGAQSFITDIAKLYPNDKHIIYELCNEPNNDNNQGVTNDASGWAKVKSYATPIIKALRDSGNKNLVVVGDPFWSQRPDLAADDPIDDSNTAYTLHFYTGTNPISNDDTNKANAMSDVRYALKHGVAVFATEFGTSLATGTTGPYLSKADAWLDFLNANNISWCDFSLSNKNEVASALASSASLDPGSNQAWSDSELTDSGKYIRARIKGISYNVPDDNTKSVTTAPKDFSSGYWDFNDGTTQGFGINKDSPITNIDFKNSNNALELINLNSKGSNDVSEGNFWANARLSADLLNTTIDISGDTKLTMDVTAPSPTNVSIAAIPQSSSVGWGNPTRAKCVHSYDFVKQADGTYKATITITTDDSPSFKKIATSTSDSLVSNMILFVGSTSDTIYLDNMKFSK, encoded by the coding sequence ATGTTTAAAAGCATTAAAAAAAGGTTATTTTCTATAGCTGCAGTTACTGCAATGTTAGTATCGCTTATACCAGCAGTATCAACTAAAGCAGACTCAACAGCTTACACTCACTTAACTGGCAACATCAATGTTAAAAAGCCATCCACAGCAGGTGCGTTACAAATTCTTAAAAAAAATGGTATTAGCACACTATGTGATGAAAGTGGAGAGCCAATTCAGCTGAGAGGTATGAGTACTCACGGCTTACAATGGTTCCCTGGCATTATAAATAACAATGCCTTTGCAGCTATTTCTAAGGATTGGAATGCTAATGTAATCCGACTTGCTATGTATGTTACTGAAGGTGGATATAACTCTAATCCATCAATTAAACAGACAGTTATTAGTGGAATAAACTATGCAATTGCAAATGATATGTATGTCATTGTTGATTGGCACATGCTTAACCCCGGCGATCCAAATGCCAGCGTGTATTCAGGTGCTCAAAGCTTTATAACTGATATCGCTAAGCTTTATCCAAATGACAAACATATAATTTATGAATTATGCAATGAACCTAATAATGATAACAATCAAGGTGTAACAAATGATGCGTCTGGTTGGGCTAAGGTAAAATCCTATGCAACTCCTATCATAAAAGCTCTTCGTGACAGTGGGAACAAAAATCTTGTCGTTGTAGGAGATCCTTTCTGGAGTCAAAGACCTGATTTAGCAGCCGATGATCCTATTGATGATTCAAACACAGCTTATACATTACATTTTTATACTGGCACTAATCCAATATCAAACGATGACACTAATAAAGCAAATGCTATGAGTGATGTACGATATGCACTTAAGCACGGCGTTGCTGTTTTTGCAACAGAATTTGGTACAAGCCTAGCAACTGGTACTACTGGCCCTTACTTAAGCAAAGCAGATGCATGGCTTGATTTTCTAAATGCAAACAATATAAGTTGGTGTGATTTTTCATTAAGTAATAAAAATGAGGTGGCATCCGCACTAGCCAGTTCTGCAAGTCTTGATCCTGGTTCAAATCAAGCATGGTCAGATAGTGAACTAACTGATTCCGGTAAATATATACGTGCTCGTATTAAAGGAATTTCTTATAACGTGCCAGATGACAATACAAAAAGTGTTACAACCGCACCAAAAGATTTTTCTTCAGGATATTGGGATTTCAATGATGGTACTACGCAAGGCTTTGGTATAAATAAAGATAGTCCAATAACTAACATTGATTTCAAAAATTCTAACAATGCTTTAGAGCTAATTAATCTTAATTCTAAAGGCAGTAACGATGTCTCTGAAGGAAATTTCTGGGCAAATGCTCGTCTTTCAGCTGATTTATTAAATACAACTATTGATATATCCGGTGATACAAAACTTACAATGGATGTAACAGCACCATCACCTACAAATGTATCTATAGCAGCCATTCCTCAAAGTTCTTCAGTTGGTTGGGGAAATCCTACTAGAGCTAAATGCGTTCATAGCTATGATTTTGTAAAACAGGCCGATGGAACATATAAAGCAACAATAACTATCACTACTGATGACAGCCCAAGCTTCAAAAAAATAGCTACAAGTACTTCTGATAGTTTAGTTAGTAATATGATTCTATTTGTTGGTTCAACTTCAGATACAATTTATTTAGATAATATGAAATTCAGTAAATAA
- a CDS encoding MDR family MFS transporter: MSEERIEFQETKPIHCNAKAMISVLLLGSFLALFNETILNVAFPKLMVEMHVSATTVQWLTTGYVLVVGILVPVTAFLMHTFTTKNLYIGAISLFLLGTICAVFSNSFTALLISRLIQALGTGMLIPIMMNSVLIITPPEKHGSVMGLCVSILTLGPALGPTVSGLLLQSFSWHSLFVLIIPLLVICIIGGFIFLQNTSVITKPKIDFLSIALSSIGFAGTIYAVSSAGNLSLSSTVIIFAIGLIALICYCRRQLSLKQPILEVRAFKYPVFSIGIILVIIIQMFQFSINMTIPLLMQNGLKTSSFTSALVLFPAILVGAILTPFTGMIFDKVGGKILIPAGFVIIFAFTFLLSRVTPSTSIMQITIMYCLIMVGQSMTMSPIQTTALGQLPSKNNPDGVAIVNTAMQVAGALGSALFVGVMTAFQTSYLKTSHNGTKAIFSGFNHSITVAAVLMAIGFILSLKLASKSKAKN; the protein is encoded by the coding sequence ATGAGCGAAGAAAGAATCGAATTTCAAGAAACTAAACCAATACATTGCAATGCAAAAGCCATGATATCTGTACTACTATTAGGAAGTTTTTTAGCCCTATTTAATGAAACTATATTAAACGTAGCATTTCCAAAACTTATGGTAGAAATGCATGTTTCTGCAACAACAGTTCAATGGCTTACAACTGGTTATGTATTAGTAGTTGGAATTCTTGTGCCTGTTACAGCTTTTCTTATGCATACTTTTACTACAAAGAATCTGTATATAGGTGCAATATCACTTTTTTTACTTGGGACAATATGTGCCGTATTTTCTAATTCATTTACAGCATTATTGATTTCAAGGTTAATTCAAGCATTAGGTACTGGCATGCTAATACCTATTATGATGAACTCAGTTTTAATCATAACTCCACCTGAAAAACATGGTTCAGTAATGGGATTATGTGTTTCTATACTTACTTTAGGTCCTGCACTTGGTCCAACGGTTTCTGGATTACTATTACAATCTTTTTCCTGGCATTCACTGTTTGTTTTAATCATTCCACTTCTAGTTATTTGCATAATTGGCGGTTTTATATTTTTGCAAAATACCTCTGTAATAACAAAGCCTAAAATTGACTTTTTATCCATAGCATTATCATCTATAGGCTTTGCAGGAACTATATACGCTGTAAGTTCAGCCGGTAATTTAAGTTTATCTTCTACTGTTATTATTTTCGCAATTGGACTAATAGCCTTAATTTGTTATTGTAGACGTCAATTATCTTTAAAACAACCAATATTAGAAGTAAGAGCTTTTAAATATCCAGTATTTTCAATAGGTATTATATTAGTTATTATAATTCAAATGTTCCAGTTTTCGATAAACATGACAATACCATTACTTATGCAAAATGGCTTAAAAACATCGTCCTTTACCTCAGCACTCGTTTTATTTCCAGCAATCTTAGTTGGTGCTATATTAACTCCATTTACTGGGATGATTTTTGATAAGGTAGGTGGTAAAATATTAATTCCCGCTGGCTTTGTAATAATATTTGCCTTCACTTTCTTATTATCCCGTGTCACACCTTCAACTTCTATAATGCAAATTACTATTATGTACTGCTTAATAATGGTAGGTCAATCAATGACTATGTCACCTATCCAGACGACTGCTCTCGGTCAGCTGCCATCTAAAAATAATCCAGATGGTGTTGCAATAGTAAATACTGCAATGCAGGTTGCCGGAGCCCTAGGTTCAGCCTTATTTGTCGGAGTTATGACAGCTTTTCAAACCAGTTATTTAAAAACTTCTCATAATGGGACAAAAGCTATATTTAGCGGATTCAATCACTCTATTACAGTTGCAGCTGTACTTATGGCAATTGGATTTATATTATCCTTAAAGCTTGCTTCAAAGAGCAAAGCTAAAAATTGA
- a CDS encoding DUF6143 family protein yields MPHENGNYISNGTGRRPREVVSLPVPLYRSIERRYFVGQTDIMKVRSGLSAWAGLVNPHNSNTTLYANVFTVSNFSDEYLVAEVWLNINFPEKSKISHKVSPTNTALRPLPKNKVDIKFTESTAEDPESGINVYERIVPPNTTLVAEEDGKFIEAPDGNYTIVLKSQSSNESEAIVALGWWEKTVNCK; encoded by the coding sequence ATGCCACATGAGAATGGTAATTATATTTCAAATGGCACAGGTAGAAGACCAAGAGAGGTAGTAAGCCTTCCAGTTCCTTTATATAGGTCTATAGAAAGAAGGTATTTTGTAGGACAAACGGATATTATGAAAGTAAGAAGTGGATTGAGTGCATGGGCAGGACTAGTAAATCCCCATAATTCCAATACAACTTTATATGCAAATGTTTTTACTGTTTCAAATTTTTCTGATGAATATTTAGTTGCCGAAGTATGGCTTAATATTAATTTCCCTGAAAAAAGTAAAATATCTCACAAGGTTTCTCCAACAAACACTGCTTTGAGACCACTTCCTAAGAATAAAGTTGATATTAAATTTACAGAATCTACTGCTGAAGATCCTGAAAGTGGAATTAATGTCTATGAAAGAATAGTGCCACCTAATACAACACTAGTGGCTGAAGAAGATGGAAAATTTATAGAAGCTCCAGATGGAAACTATACTATTGTCCTAAAATCACAAAGCTCAAATGAAAGCGAGGCAATAGTGGCACTTGGTTGGTGGGAAAAAACAGTAAATTGTAAATAG
- a CDS encoding threonine aldolase family protein, whose protein sequence is MISFTCDYTEGAHPKILEELNMTNYEQTEGYSEDKYCKEAISIIKGKCNCENVDVHFLVGGTQTNLTVIAAALRPYQGAISAASGHINTHETGAIEATGHKVLTLESSDGKITADQIQNLCNDHYNADGPEHTVQPKLVYISNPTEIGTLYSKAELTAISKTCKKNDLILYMDGARLGYALCSEKNDLDLPTITKLCDAFYIGGTKVGALFGEALVIKNENLKPDFRYLIKQRGGMLAKGRLLGIQFKALLEDDTYFKIAKHADEMAMMIRNACMEKGYPFLADSYTNQQFPIMPDTVLKKLKKNYEYSYWQRFDENHSAVRFCTSWATKEENVLQLIKDIKSI, encoded by the coding sequence ATGATAAGTTTTACTTGTGACTACACGGAAGGTGCACACCCTAAAATATTAGAAGAACTAAATATGACAAACTATGAACAAACAGAAGGCTACAGTGAAGATAAGTACTGTAAAGAGGCAATTAGTATAATAAAAGGAAAGTGCAATTGTGAGAATGTGGATGTACATTTTCTTGTTGGTGGAACACAAACAAATCTCACAGTTATTGCAGCTGCCCTTAGACCTTATCAAGGTGCAATATCCGCTGCAAGTGGGCACATTAATACCCACGAAACTGGTGCCATAGAAGCAACTGGCCATAAAGTTCTCACTTTAGAAAGCAGTGATGGTAAAATAACCGCTGATCAAATACAAAATCTTTGTAATGATCATTATAATGCAGATGGTCCCGAGCATACAGTACAGCCTAAGCTTGTGTACATATCCAATCCAACTGAAATAGGGACTCTTTATTCTAAAGCAGAATTAACAGCTATAAGCAAAACTTGTAAGAAAAACGACCTTATACTATATATGGATGGTGCCCGTTTAGGATATGCCCTTTGTTCTGAAAAAAATGATCTTGACCTGCCTACCATCACCAAGCTTTGTGATGCATTTTATATAGGTGGAACTAAAGTTGGTGCATTATTTGGTGAGGCTCTTGTAATCAAGAATGAAAACTTGAAACCAGATTTTAGATATTTAATCAAGCAAAGAGGCGGAATGCTTGCAAAAGGAAGACTTCTAGGAATACAATTTAAAGCTTTATTGGAAGATGACACTTATTTTAAAATAGCAAAACACGCAGATGAAATGGCTATGATGATAAGAAACGCCTGCATGGAAAAAGGCTATCCTTTTCTTGCCGATTCATATACTAATCAGCAGTTTCCTATTATGCCAGATACTGTACTAAAAAAATTAAAGAAAAACTATGAGTACTCCTACTGGCAGAGATTTGATGAAAATCACAGTGCTGTGCGATTTTGCACAAGTTGGGCAACTAAAGAAGAAAATGTGTTACAATTAATAAAAGATATTAAATCAATATAA
- a CDS encoding Lrp/AsnC family transcriptional regulator: protein MDNMDYKILECLKANSRIKASAISTEIHLSVSAVIERIRKMEAKGIIKNYTVILDESKLGNSTSALMEVSLDHPKFYEGFTSAIKKNDNIISCYYLTGDFDFMLKILCKSSEELDNIHNEIKSLKGVSRTKTYYILRNIKK, encoded by the coding sequence ATGGATAATATGGATTATAAGATATTGGAATGTTTAAAGGCTAATTCAAGGATTAAAGCTTCGGCTATAAGCACAGAAATCCATTTGTCAGTATCAGCAGTTATTGAACGTATTCGTAAGATGGAAGCAAAGGGCATAATAAAAAATTATACAGTAATATTAGATGAGAGCAAATTGGGAAATAGCACAAGCGCTTTAATGGAAGTGAGTCTTGATCATCCCAAATTTTATGAGGGATTCACTAGTGCAATTAAGAAAAATGATAATATAATTTCGTGCTACTATCTAACGGGAGATTTTGATTTTATGTTAAAGATACTCTGTAAGTCTTCTGAGGAGCTGGATAATATTCATAATGAAATAAAAAGTTTAAAGGGAGTATCAAGGACAAAAACATATTACATTTTGAGGAATATAAAAAAATGA